One segment of Bradyrhizobium sp. CB2312 DNA contains the following:
- a CDS encoding alkaline phosphatase D family protein, producing MASLRASRAWTRRQFLVRSASSLAIAALAKPSISRAADRPQIAGGIQSGDVCDGSAVIWARADRPARMQVECSTVESFRTIIASASRDALPDADFTAKLQLDDLPAGQDIFYRVRFDDIATGIASESRTGHFRTAPAAGQSISFVWSGDVAGQGWGIDVSRGGYRSYRTMLDNRPDFFIHSGDHIYADCTIPSEQKLPNGEIWRNVVTEEKAEVAHTLAQFRGNYKYNHLDEHFRAFHAEVPMFAQWDDHEVTNDWSPIGSYDEAGFEGDGTPRLVARARRAFFDFMPIRDIGARKRRVYRKIGYGPLLDVFMIDMRSYRDESWNKGDDHRGWILGAEQLAWLKRELAASRATWKVIAADLPIGLVSLDAVALGDGAPDRREHEIADLLSAIKCAGVRNIVWLTTDMHYTAAHYYDPNKAQFREFEPFWEFVSGPLHAGSWGPGELDNTFGPVAMYQNGCSAAQGENLAPCFGLQFFGRVDIDGTSGVMTVTLKDVDNRDLWSVDIVPQPQARPAVVAQHS from the coding sequence ATGGCATCGCTCCGCGCCTCGCGCGCATGGACCCGGCGGCAATTCCTGGTCCGCTCCGCCTCCAGCCTCGCCATCGCCGCGCTTGCGAAGCCCTCGATCAGTCGCGCCGCCGATCGCCCGCAGATCGCGGGCGGCATCCAGTCGGGCGATGTCTGCGATGGCTCCGCCGTGATCTGGGCGCGCGCGGATCGGCCTGCGCGCATGCAGGTGGAGTGCTCCACTGTCGAAAGCTTCAGGACAATCATTGCATCCGCCTCGCGCGACGCGCTGCCCGATGCCGACTTCACAGCAAAGCTGCAGCTCGACGATCTGCCGGCGGGGCAGGACATCTTCTATCGCGTGCGCTTCGACGACATCGCGACAGGCATCGCCAGCGAAAGCCGCACCGGGCATTTCCGCACCGCGCCGGCGGCCGGCCAGTCGATCTCGTTCGTGTGGTCCGGTGACGTCGCCGGGCAGGGCTGGGGCATCGACGTCTCGCGCGGCGGCTATCGCAGCTATCGTACCATGCTCGACAACCGCCCGGATTTCTTCATCCATTCCGGCGATCACATCTACGCCGATTGCACGATCCCGTCCGAGCAGAAGCTGCCGAACGGCGAGATCTGGCGCAATGTGGTGACGGAGGAGAAAGCCGAGGTCGCACACACGCTGGCGCAGTTCCGCGGCAACTACAAATACAACCATCTCGACGAGCACTTTCGCGCCTTCCACGCGGAGGTGCCGATGTTCGCGCAGTGGGACGATCACGAAGTCACCAACGACTGGTCGCCCATCGGCAGCTACGATGAAGCCGGCTTCGAGGGCGACGGCACCCCGCGCCTCGTTGCGCGTGCCCGGCGCGCGTTCTTCGATTTCATGCCGATCCGCGACATCGGCGCGCGCAAGCGCCGGGTCTATCGCAAGATCGGCTACGGCCCGCTGCTCGACGTCTTCATGATCGACATGCGCAGCTATCGCGACGAGAGCTGGAACAAGGGCGACGATCATCGCGGCTGGATTCTCGGCGCCGAGCAGCTCGCCTGGCTGAAGCGGGAGCTTGCCGCCTCGCGTGCGACCTGGAAGGTGATCGCGGCCGACCTGCCCATCGGCCTCGTCAGTCTCGATGCCGTCGCGCTTGGCGACGGCGCGCCCGACCGGCGCGAGCACGAGATTGCCGATCTGCTCAGTGCGATCAAGTGCGCAGGCGTGCGCAACATCGTCTGGCTCACCACCGACATGCACTACACGGCGGCGCACTACTACGATCCGAACAAAGCCCAGTTTAGGGAATTCGAGCCGTTCTGGGAGTTTGTCTCCGGCCCGCTGCACGCCGGCAGCTGGGGCCCGGGCGAGCTCGACAACACCTTTGGCCCGGTCGCGATGTACCAGAACGGATGCAGCGCGGCGCAGGGCGAGAATCTCGCGCCGTGCTTCGGCCTCCAGTTCTTCGGCCGTGTCGACATCGACGGCACCAGCGGCGTCATGACCGTGACCTTGAAGGACGTTGACAATCGCGACCTCTGGTCGGTCGACATCGTGCCGCAGCCGCAGGCGCGCCCTGCCGTGGTGGCGCAGCATTCGTGA
- a CDS encoding phosphatase PAP2 family protein, whose product MALVTVKPTRIDTAIANEIADHTNPGLEHTAETLTWGADEHVLLALAAAGWLYTRLRQPQTRQLADHVLIVSMATAVLPHVLKSVFNQTRPDRLTVRGHWRGIPFSGRSRDAFPSGHAVHMGALASAAGLLPPARRQVARALAVALSLTRVALLAHWTSDVVAGFTLGVLVERLLRPFTLGKSRQPRPSGSRVRP is encoded by the coding sequence ATGGCGCTCGTAACAGTCAAACCCACCCGGATCGATACGGCGATCGCGAACGAGATCGCGGACCACACCAACCCAGGGCTTGAGCACACTGCCGAGACATTGACGTGGGGAGCCGACGAGCACGTGTTGCTCGCGCTCGCCGCGGCAGGATGGCTCTACACAAGGCTGCGGCAGCCGCAGACGCGCCAACTTGCCGATCACGTGCTGATCGTGTCGATGGCGACAGCTGTGCTGCCGCACGTCCTGAAGTCGGTGTTCAATCAGACAAGGCCGGACCGGCTGACGGTGCGCGGCCATTGGCGCGGCATTCCCTTCTCCGGACGATCCCGGGACGCATTTCCCTCAGGTCACGCCGTGCATATGGGCGCACTCGCCTCCGCCGCCGGCCTGCTGCCGCCGGCGCGACGCCAGGTGGCGCGCGCGCTCGCGGTGGCGCTGTCGTTGACGCGCGTGGCACTGCTTGCGCATTGGACCAGCGACGTGGTGGCAGGTTTCACGCTCGGCGTCCTCGTCGAGCGACTGCTCAGGCCATTCACACTTGGAAAGTCACGGCAGCCGCGGCCTTCAGGTTCACGAGTCCGACCATGA
- a CDS encoding DUF4142 domain-containing protein yields MKRTIIAIACVLAGPALAQSLGEKTGVNSALGVAPTTADFAKEVAISDMFEIESSKLAEQKGNAQEKAFAQQMVTDHTKTSGELKGLVSDGKVQATLPTALDSPHQSKLDKLKSATGKDFSSDYNSYQVSAHEDAVSLFERYAKGGDNSALKDWAGKTLLALKHHRDMAKELGKAPSVGQSK; encoded by the coding sequence ATGAAACGGACCATCATCGCGATTGCCTGCGTGCTTGCAGGCCCCGCGCTCGCCCAGTCGCTGGGCGAGAAGACCGGGGTCAATTCGGCACTCGGCGTCGCGCCCACCACAGCCGACTTTGCCAAGGAGGTCGCGATCAGCGACATGTTCGAGATCGAATCGAGCAAGCTCGCCGAGCAGAAGGGCAACGCACAGGAGAAGGCCTTCGCCCAGCAGATGGTGACCGACCACACCAAGACCAGCGGCGAGCTGAAGGGCTTGGTCAGCGACGGCAAAGTGCAGGCGACGCTGCCGACGGCGCTCGACAGCCCGCATCAGAGCAAGCTCGACAAGCTCAAGAGCGCGACAGGCAAGGATTTCAGCTCTGACTACAATTCGTACCAGGTCAGTGCCCACGAGGACGCCGTGTCGCTGTTCGAACGCTACGCCAAGGGCGGCGACAATTCCGCGCTGAAGGACTGGGCCGGCAAGACGCTGCTGGCGCTCAAGCACCATCGCGACATGGCCAAGGAGCTCGGCAAGGCGCCGAGCGTCGGTCAGTCGAAGTAA
- a CDS encoding SDR family oxidoreductase has translation MSEQKLIDPVGRYPKPPFKKQSQPWPGLAGKMEPRPDHGETSYKGSGRLGGRKALITGGDSGMGRAAAIAYAREGADIAINYFPTEEADAQDVIALIRKEERSGVAIPGDLRDEAFCKTLVEQAVQQLGGLDIVVCNAARQQSRESILDVSSEDFDATMKTNIYAPFWIIKAALPHLKPGSCIIGTTSEQAYDPSPELYDYAQTKAATMNYVKSLAKQLASKGIRVNGVAPGPIWTPLQVSGGASMEKLEKFGGMTPLGRPGQPAELASIYVQLAAADASYATGQVYGSAGGSGQP, from the coding sequence ATGTCCGAGCAGAAGCTGATTGACCCCGTCGGCCGCTATCCGAAGCCGCCGTTCAAGAAGCAGTCACAGCCCTGGCCGGGTCTTGCCGGCAAGATGGAGCCGCGCCCCGATCATGGCGAGACCAGCTACAAGGGCTCCGGCCGCCTCGGCGGCCGCAAGGCGCTGATCACCGGCGGCGATTCCGGCATGGGCCGCGCCGCCGCAATTGCCTATGCGCGCGAGGGCGCCGACATCGCCATCAACTACTTCCCGACTGAGGAGGCGGACGCGCAGGACGTGATCGCGCTGATCAGGAAAGAAGAGCGCAGCGGCGTCGCCATCCCCGGCGATCTCCGCGACGAGGCATTCTGCAAGACGCTGGTCGAGCAGGCCGTGCAGCAGCTGGGCGGGCTCGATATCGTCGTCTGCAACGCCGCGCGCCAGCAGAGCCGCGAGTCCATCCTCGACGTTTCGTCGGAGGATTTCGACGCGACCATGAAGACGAACATCTACGCGCCGTTCTGGATCATCAAGGCGGCGCTGCCGCATCTCAAGCCGGGCTCGTGCATTATCGGCACGACATCCGAGCAGGCTTACGATCCGTCTCCGGAGCTCTATGATTACGCGCAGACCAAGGCGGCGACGATGAACTACGTGAAGTCGCTGGCCAAGCAACTCGCCTCGAAGGGCATCCGCGTCAACGGCGTCGCGCCGGGCCCGATCTGGACGCCGCTCCAGGTCTCCGGCGGCGCATCGATGGAGAAGCTCGAGAAGTTCGGCGGCATGACACCGCTCGGGCGCCCCGGCCAACCTGCCGAGCTCGCCTCCATCTACGTGCAACTGGCCGCGGCGGATGCGAGCTACGCGACCGGGCAGGTGTATGGATCCGCCGGCGGATCGGGGCAACCATAG
- a CDS encoding nitronate monooxygenase family protein has product MKTAITELFGIEHPIIQGGMHFVGFAELAAAVSNAGGLGIITGLTQKTPELLAKEIARCRDMTDKPFGVNLTFLPTFSAPPYPEYIAAIVEGGIKAVETAGRSPEQYMPALKAAGIKVIHKCTSVRHSLKAEKIGCDAVSVDGFECGGHPGEDDIPNMILLPRAAEELKIPFVASGGMADGRSLVAALSLGAAGMNMGTRFIATKEAPVHQNVKNALVAATELDTRLIMRALRNTERVLKNANVDRLLEIEREKGAKLTIDDIHDQVAGVYPRIMLDGQMDAGAWSCGMVAGLIRDIPTCKELVDRIMSEAETIIRSRLMRFLDGTGATRKVA; this is encoded by the coding sequence GTGAAGACCGCGATTACCGAACTGTTCGGCATCGAGCACCCGATCATCCAGGGCGGCATGCATTTCGTCGGCTTTGCCGAGCTGGCTGCCGCCGTCTCCAATGCCGGCGGGCTCGGCATCATCACCGGTCTCACGCAAAAGACGCCGGAGCTGCTTGCGAAGGAGATCGCGCGCTGCCGCGACATGACCGACAAGCCGTTCGGTGTGAACCTCACCTTCCTGCCGACCTTCTCAGCGCCGCCCTATCCGGAATACATCGCAGCCATCGTCGAAGGCGGCATCAAGGCCGTGGAGACCGCGGGCCGCAGCCCCGAACAATACATGCCCGCGCTGAAAGCCGCCGGCATCAAGGTCATCCACAAATGCACCTCGGTGCGGCATTCGCTGAAGGCCGAGAAGATCGGCTGCGACGCCGTCAGCGTCGATGGTTTCGAGTGCGGTGGCCATCCCGGCGAGGACGACATTCCGAACATGATTCTGCTGCCGCGCGCGGCCGAGGAATTGAAGATCCCGTTCGTCGCCTCCGGCGGCATGGCCGATGGGCGCAGCCTCGTCGCGGCGCTCTCGCTCGGTGCGGCCGGCATGAACATGGGCACGCGCTTCATCGCCACCAAGGAAGCGCCGGTGCATCAGAACGTGAAGAACGCGCTGGTCGCCGCCACCGAACTCGACACCCGCCTGATCATGCGCGCGCTGCGCAACACCGAGCGCGTCCTCAAGAACGCCAATGTCGACCGCCTGCTCGAGATCGAGCGCGAGAAGGGCGCCAAGCTCACCATCGATGACATCCACGACCAGGTCGCGGGCGTCTACCCAAGAATCATGCTGGACGGGCAGATGGACGCGGGCGCCTGGAGCTGCGGCATGGTCGCAGGGCTCATCCGCGACATTCCCACCTGCAAGGAACTTGTCGATCGCATCATGAGCGAGGCGGAAACCATCATCCGCAGCCGCCTGATGAGGTTCCTGGACGGGACAGGTGCGACGCGAAAGGTCGCTTGA
- a CDS encoding DHA2 family efflux MFS transporter permease subunit, translating into MTDATQAGAGGWSPERSAAGGHNPYLIAFVVSIATFMEVLDTTIANVALRHIAGGLAVGLDESTYVITSYLVANAIVLSISGWLSTVIGRKRFYMMCVATFTVASLLCGFAWNLEALVLFRILQGLGGGGMATSEQAILADSFPPHKRGQAFAIYGVAVVVAPVIGPTLGGWITDTYSWHWVFLINVPMGLLSLFLVGTLVKEPSGAEEERQKLLSSGLRVDYVGFLLVAIGLGSLEFVLDEGQRNDWFGSNMIIVFAVLAAVSLLALIPWELTREDPIVDLRLLGRRQFGACFLVMLGTGAVLISTTQLLPQLLQTELNYTATLAGLALSPGGMATLVLMPVVGRLVSTVQPKYLIMFGAAIVAFSMWHLTGLSGDITYGYAALSRIFLALGLPFLFLPVTTASYDGVPPDKTNQASALINVARNIGGSMGVALAQSILAQRQQFHQSRLIEHAAPSDLGYQQTIDAMTRYFQAQGSNASDAASQAVAWVGKTLQQQVDFLAYIDVFWTLAIVAVLMIPTAAVLRPIDLHAPARGH; encoded by the coding sequence ATGACCGACGCCACGCAAGCGGGCGCCGGAGGCTGGTCGCCGGAGCGCTCGGCGGCCGGCGGGCACAATCCCTATCTGATCGCCTTCGTGGTCTCGATCGCGACCTTCATGGAGGTGCTCGACACCACCATCGCCAATGTCGCGCTGCGTCACATCGCCGGCGGGCTCGCGGTGGGCCTCGACGAGAGCACCTACGTCATCACCAGCTATCTCGTTGCGAATGCCATCGTGCTGTCGATCTCGGGCTGGCTCTCGACCGTGATCGGCCGCAAGCGCTTCTACATGATGTGCGTGGCAACGTTCACGGTGGCATCGCTGCTGTGCGGCTTTGCCTGGAATCTGGAGGCGCTGGTGCTGTTCCGGATTCTCCAGGGCCTCGGTGGTGGCGGCATGGCGACCAGCGAGCAGGCGATCCTCGCTGACTCCTTCCCGCCGCACAAGCGCGGCCAGGCTTTTGCGATCTACGGCGTTGCCGTCGTGGTCGCGCCGGTGATCGGTCCGACGCTCGGCGGCTGGATCACCGACACCTACAGCTGGCACTGGGTGTTCCTGATCAACGTGCCGATGGGCTTGCTCTCGCTGTTCCTGGTGGGCACGCTGGTCAAGGAGCCCTCGGGCGCGGAGGAGGAGAGGCAGAAGCTGCTGAGCAGCGGGCTGCGGGTCGACTATGTCGGCTTCCTGCTGGTCGCGATCGGGCTCGGCTCGCTCGAATTCGTGCTCGACGAAGGCCAGCGCAACGATTGGTTCGGCTCGAACATGATTATCGTCTTCGCGGTTCTCGCGGCGGTCTCTCTGCTTGCGCTGATCCCGTGGGAGCTGACGCGCGAGGATCCCATTGTCGACCTCCGGTTGCTCGGCCGCCGCCAGTTCGGCGCCTGCTTCCTGGTCATGCTCGGCACCGGCGCGGTGCTGATCTCGACCACGCAGCTTTTGCCGCAACTGCTCCAGACCGAGCTGAACTACACGGCCACGCTGGCCGGTCTCGCGCTGTCCCCCGGCGGCATGGCGACGCTGGTGCTGATGCCCGTGGTCGGCCGTCTCGTCAGCACCGTGCAGCCGAAATACCTCATCATGTTCGGCGCCGCGATTGTCGCGTTCTCGATGTGGCATCTCACCGGGCTCAGCGGCGACATCACCTATGGCTATGCCGCATTGTCGCGCATCTTCCTCGCGCTGGGCCTGCCGTTCCTGTTCCTGCCGGTGACGACCGCGTCCTATGATGGCGTGCCGCCTGACAAGACCAACCAGGCTTCCGCCTTGATCAACGTCGCGCGCAACATCGGGGGATCCATGGGCGTTGCGCTGGCGCAGTCCATTCTGGCGCAGCGCCAGCAATTCCATCAGAGCCGTCTGATCGAGCACGCCGCACCGTCCGACCTCGGTTACCAGCAGACCATCGACGCCATGACACGCTACTTCCAGGCGCAGGGCTCGAATGCGAGCGATGCGGCGTCACAGGCGGTGGCCTGGGTGGGGAAGACCTTGCAGCAGCAGGTCGATTTCCTCGCCTATATCGACGTGTTCTGGACGCTTGCGATCGTCGCGGTGCTGATGATCCCCACCGCGGCGGTGCTGCGGCCGATCGATCTGCATGCGCCGGCGCGGGGGCATTGA
- a CDS encoding thiamine pyrophosphate-requiring protein gives MSQTVSDFIVQRLHQWGVRHLFGYPGDGINGVFGALNRADGKIGFVQARHEEMAAFMATAYAKFSGELGVCIATSGPGASHLITGLYDALLDHQPVLAIVGQQARDALGGNYQQELDLVSMFKDVAGAYVMQASSPAQVRHLIDRAVRTALARRAPTAIILPNDLQEEPYETPPRAHGTLHSGIGYNSPSIMPRDADLDRAAEVLNAGKKVAMLIGAGALHATDEVIAVADRLSAGCAKALLGKAALPDDLPWVTGSIGLLGTEPSYNMMMGCDTLLMVGSAFPYAEFLPKEGAARGVQIDIDASMMSIRFPMEVGLVGDAAETLRALLPRLAPKADAAWRKGIEDDVAKWWKTLDDRAHQPAAPVNPQLVAWELSPRLPERAIITSDSGSCANWFARDLKMRRGMIASLSGGLASMGAAVPYALAAKYAHPDRPVIALVGDGAMQMNNMAELITAAKYWRSWRDPRFIVCVFNNEDLNQVTWEQRIINGDPKFEASQRIPDVSYSRFAEMIGLTGIFVDSPQLIGSAWDQALASERPVVLEVKTDPEVPPLPPHITLQQAKNFSLALMKGDPNESSVIKGAARQVLETILPGKE, from the coding sequence ATGTCCCAGACCGTCTCCGACTTCATCGTCCAGCGCCTGCATCAATGGGGCGTGCGGCACTTGTTCGGTTATCCCGGCGACGGCATCAACGGCGTGTTCGGCGCGCTGAACCGGGCGGACGGCAAGATCGGCTTTGTGCAGGCGCGGCACGAGGAGATGGCCGCGTTCATGGCAACCGCCTATGCGAAGTTCTCGGGCGAGCTCGGCGTCTGCATCGCGACCTCCGGCCCCGGCGCCTCGCATCTCATTACCGGCCTCTACGATGCGCTGCTCGATCATCAGCCGGTGCTGGCGATCGTCGGCCAGCAGGCGCGCGATGCGCTCGGCGGGAACTACCAGCAGGAACTCGACTTGGTCTCGATGTTCAAGGATGTCGCCGGCGCCTATGTCATGCAGGCGTCCTCGCCCGCGCAGGTGCGGCATCTGATCGATCGCGCGGTGCGGACCGCACTGGCTCGGCGCGCCCCCACAGCGATCATCCTGCCCAACGATCTCCAGGAGGAACCCTACGAAACGCCGCCCCGTGCGCACGGCACACTGCATTCCGGCATCGGCTACAATTCGCCCAGCATCATGCCGCGCGACGCCGACCTCGACCGCGCCGCGGAGGTGCTCAACGCCGGCAAGAAGGTCGCGATGCTGATCGGCGCCGGCGCGCTCCATGCGACCGACGAGGTCATCGCGGTCGCAGACCGCTTGTCGGCCGGCTGCGCCAAGGCGCTGCTCGGCAAGGCAGCGCTGCCGGACGATCTGCCATGGGTGACCGGCTCGATCGGCCTGCTCGGCACCGAGCCCAGCTACAACATGATGATGGGCTGCGACACGCTGCTGATGGTCGGCTCCGCCTTTCCCTATGCCGAATTCTTGCCGAAAGAAGGCGCCGCGCGCGGCGTGCAGATCGACATCGACGCCAGCATGATGTCGATCCGCTTTCCCATGGAAGTCGGCCTCGTCGGCGACGCCGCCGAGACGTTGCGCGCATTGCTGCCGCGGCTCGCTCCCAAGGCCGATGCCGCCTGGCGCAAGGGCATCGAGGACGACGTCGCGAAATGGTGGAAGACGCTGGACGACCGCGCGCATCAGCCGGCCGCGCCAGTCAATCCGCAACTGGTCGCCTGGGAATTGTCCCCACGCCTGCCCGAGCGCGCCATCATCACCAGCGATTCCGGATCCTGCGCCAACTGGTTCGCGCGCGATCTGAAGATGCGCCGCGGCATGATCGCCTCGCTCTCCGGCGGCCTCGCCTCGATGGGCGCCGCAGTGCCTTATGCGCTCGCCGCGAAATATGCTCATCCGGACCGGCCGGTGATCGCGCTGGTCGGCGACGGCGCGATGCAGATGAACAACATGGCCGAGCTGATCACGGCCGCCAAATACTGGCGCTCCTGGCGCGACCCGCGCTTCATCGTCTGCGTCTTCAACAACGAGGATCTCAACCAGGTCACCTGGGAGCAGCGCATCATCAACGGTGATCCCAAGTTCGAGGCCTCGCAGCGCATTCCCGACGTGTCCTATTCACGCTTCGCCGAGATGATCGGCCTCACCGGCATCTTCGTGGATAGTCCGCAGCTGATCGGCTCGGCCTGGGATCAGGCGCTGGCGAGCGAGAGGCCCGTCGTGCTGGAGGTGAAGACCGATCCCGAGGTGCCGCCGCTGCCGCCGCACATCACGCTGCAGCAGGCCAAGAACTTCTCGCTCGCGCTGATGAAGGGCGATCCGAACGAGAGCAGCGTCATCAAGGGCGCGGCACGGCAGGTGCTCGAAACCATCCTGCCCGGAAAGGAGTGA
- a CDS encoding DUF3147 family protein — MTEYLLRFIAGGLIVSVFAICGDMLRPKSFAGLLGAAPSVALATLGIAVVQHGPQYAAAESWTMIYGATALACYSLAVCHLLMRFGLAALPATIAAFAVWLVVAFGLLAGFGGAA, encoded by the coding sequence ATGACGGAATATCTCCTGCGTTTCATCGCCGGCGGTCTGATCGTCTCCGTGTTCGCGATCTGCGGCGACATGCTGCGGCCGAAAAGCTTTGCCGGGCTTCTCGGCGCGGCACCCTCGGTCGCGCTGGCGACCCTTGGCATCGCCGTGGTCCAGCATGGCCCGCAATATGCTGCGGCCGAGAGCTGGACGATGATCTACGGTGCGACTGCCCTCGCCTGCTACAGTCTCGCGGTCTGCCATTTGCTGATGAGGTTTGGTCTCGCCGCGCTGCCGGCCACCATTGCCGCCTTCGCGGTATGGCTCGTGGTCGCCTTCGGCCTGCTCGCGGGCTTCGGAGGTGCGGCCTGA
- a CDS encoding PRC-barrel domain-containing protein: MLNQGELDRSEMGRLIGSDKVEGTSVYGADRNRIGSIERVMIDKISGKVSYAVLGFGGFLGLGNDHYPLPWQSLKYDRELGGYVTGITTKELEGAPKYGDRSDWNWGDDAAVRGINSYYGVPFA; the protein is encoded by the coding sequence ATGCTGAATCAAGGCGAACTGGACCGCAGCGAGATGGGCCGGTTGATCGGCAGCGACAAGGTCGAGGGAACATCGGTCTATGGCGCGGATCGCAACCGGATCGGCTCGATCGAGCGCGTGATGATCGACAAGATCAGCGGCAAGGTGTCCTACGCCGTGCTCGGCTTCGGCGGCTTCCTGGGGCTCGGCAATGATCACTATCCGTTGCCCTGGCAGTCGCTCAAATACGACAGGGAGCTCGGCGGCTATGTCACCGGCATCACCACCAAGGAACTGGAAGGCGCGCCGAAATACGGCGATCGGAGCGACTGGAACTGGGGTGATGACGCCGCGGTTCGCGGCATCAACTCCTATTACGGCGTTCCCTTCGCGTAG
- a CDS encoding SDR family oxidoreductase: MPKRNATAAVIGAGDFIGSEIAKKFAAEGFSIFAGRRNGDKLAPLVQDIEAAGGEIHARSLDARKEEEVISFLDDADKHAPLEVCIFNVGANVNFPILDTTERVFRKVWEMACYSGFLAGREAARLMLPRGGGNIFFTGATASLRGGSGFAAFASAKFGLRAVAQAMARELGPKNIHVAHLIIDSGVDTEWVRQRRLEALGPNALDNPDLLMPPSAVADSYWQLYQQPKSAWTFEMEIRPFGEKW; this comes from the coding sequence TTGCCCAAGCGAAACGCGACAGCGGCCGTGATCGGCGCCGGCGATTTCATCGGTTCGGAGATCGCCAAGAAATTTGCCGCGGAAGGCTTTTCAATCTTCGCTGGCCGCCGCAACGGCGACAAGCTGGCGCCACTGGTGCAGGACATCGAAGCTGCCGGCGGCGAAATTCACGCGCGCTCGCTCGATGCGCGCAAGGAGGAGGAGGTCATTTCCTTCCTCGACGATGCCGACAAGCACGCGCCGCTCGAAGTCTGCATCTTCAACGTCGGTGCCAACGTCAATTTCCCGATCCTCGACACCACCGAACGCGTCTTCCGCAAGGTCTGGGAGATGGCCTGCTATTCCGGTTTCCTCGCCGGCCGTGAAGCGGCGCGGCTGATGCTGCCGCGCGGCGGCGGCAACATCTTCTTCACAGGGGCGACCGCGAGCTTGCGCGGCGGCAGCGGCTTTGCCGCCTTCGCCAGCGCGAAGTTCGGTCTGCGCGCCGTGGCGCAGGCGATGGCGCGCGAGCTTGGCCCGAAGAACATTCACGTCGCCCATCTCATCATCGATTCCGGTGTCGACACCGAATGGGTGCGGCAGCGCCGGCTCGAAGCGCTTGGCCCCAATGCGCTCGACAATCCCGATCTGCTGATGCCGCCGTCGGCTGTGGCCGACTCCTATTGGCAGCTCTACCAGCAGCCGAAGAGCGCCTGGACCTTCGAGATGGAGATCCGCCCGTTCGGAGAGAAATGGTGA
- a CDS encoding HlyD family secretion protein: MDAQTRQRDPSAEQPQRAKEAPKSPPDQTRDADGQKSAKTPSLRDRLREHWLLATVGTVVLIAALIGGVLYWLEVRHYESTDDAFVAARSFSVASKVGGYVTDVPVSDNQHVSAGDLLAKIDERDYRIAVDQATAQVEVSKANIGNVEAQIVSQEEQIKQAQAQLDQAQAQLQFAQEEFKRAEDLVEKGAGTVQRQQQTRSDLQAQQANTERAKTAVTTAQVGIKTLQAQLAGAKAQLEQSQAQLDQAKLNLQYTNVVAAQSGRVVKLSGAKGTFVTAGQSLMMFVPDEVWIVANYKETQLNDMRPGQPVEVRIDAYPGRKLTGHVDSVQPGSGTAFSLLPAENATGNYVKVVQRVPVKIVVDKWPADLPVGPGMSVVPWTRVR; encoded by the coding sequence GTGGATGCTCAGACACGGCAGCGCGATCCGTCCGCGGAGCAGCCGCAGAGGGCAAAGGAGGCTCCGAAATCCCCTCCTGATCAGACTCGCGACGCCGACGGCCAGAAGTCGGCGAAGACACCGTCGTTGCGCGACCGGCTGCGTGAGCATTGGCTGCTGGCAACCGTCGGCACCGTCGTGCTGATCGCGGCCCTCATCGGCGGCGTGCTCTATTGGCTCGAGGTCCGCCACTACGAGTCCACCGACGACGCCTTCGTCGCGGCGCGCAGCTTTTCCGTGGCCTCGAAGGTCGGCGGCTACGTGACCGACGTGCCGGTCAGCGACAACCAGCATGTCAGTGCCGGCGATCTGCTGGCGAAGATCGACGAGCGCGACTACCGGATCGCAGTCGATCAGGCCACGGCTCAGGTTGAAGTCTCCAAGGCCAACATCGGCAACGTCGAGGCGCAGATCGTCTCCCAGGAGGAGCAGATCAAGCAGGCCCAGGCGCAGCTCGATCAGGCGCAGGCCCAGCTCCAGTTCGCGCAGGAGGAGTTCAAGCGCGCAGAAGATCTCGTCGAGAAGGGCGCCGGCACCGTGCAGCGCCAGCAGCAGACACGCTCCGACCTTCAGGCGCAGCAGGCCAACACCGAGCGCGCCAAGACAGCGGTCACGACCGCACAGGTCGGCATCAAGACGCTGCAAGCCCAGCTCGCAGGCGCCAAGGCACAGCTGGAGCAGTCGCAGGCGCAGCTCGATCAGGCCAAATTGAATTTGCAGTACACCAATGTCGTCGCTGCGCAGTCCGGCCGCGTGGTGAAGCTGTCAGGCGCCAAAGGCACCTTCGTCACCGCAGGCCAGAGCCTGATGATGTTCGTGCCGGACGAGGTCTGGATCGTCGCCAACTACAAGGAGACGCAGCTCAACGACATGCGTCCGGGCCAGCCGGTCGAGGTCCGCATCGACGCCTATCCCGGGCGCAAGCTGACTGGCCATGTCGATTCCGTGCAGCCAGGCTCCGGCACCGCGTTCAGCCTGCTGCCGGCGGAGAACGCCACCGGCAATTACGTCAAGGTGGTGCAGCGCGTGCCGGTGAAGATCGTGGTCGACAAATGGCCGGCCGATCTGCCTGTCGGTCCCGGCATGTCGGTCGTGCCCTGGACCAGGGTGCGATGA